The proteins below come from a single Corylus avellana chromosome ca3, CavTom2PMs-1.0 genomic window:
- the LOC132176507 gene encoding uncharacterized protein LOC132176507, translating to MQGGKKETPCNHGRSSGKAFVEYPEHEVEEKNSKHVQYRNDYSKSEEIQLQHHDGSFTFHKSTVTYGNADGSYKFSSTIRMTGSDGVTFVESKVAETATSQAKHSISGGLYDKGHSTTGKLNSDCKVDTKQTLPNLTEDEANELFRFEQSWKGNDTPSWSENFIGYDNIDEADEPAGFEQSEAAEISGFEQSWNGNDAPGWSENFNSYDNIDVVEEDSYAYHDDYYPDPYEYHDEYYL from the exons ATGCAGGGAGGCAAAAAAGAAACCCCCTGTAATCATGGTAGGTCAAGTGGTAAAGCTTTTGTGGAGTATCCGGAACATGAAGTTGAAG AGAAAAACAGCAAGCATGTGCAGTACAGAAATGACTACAGCAAGTCGGAGGAAATACAGTTGCAACATCACGATGGTAGTTTCACTTTTCATAAGTCCACTGTCACTTATGGCAATGCCGATGGATCATATAAATTTTCATCCACAATTAGAATGACAGGGAGTGATGGA GTGACCTTCGTAGAAAGCAAAGTAGCTGAAACTGCTACAAGTCAGGCAAAACACAGCATATCTGGGGGACTTTATGATAAG GGCCATTCCACAACCGGGAAGCTTAATTCAGATTGTAAAGTGGACACAAAGCAGACCTTACCCAATCTGACTGAAG ATGAAGCTAATGAGCTTTTTCGATTTGAACAATCATGGAAAGGAAATGATACGCCTAGCTGGTCTGAGAATTTTATTGGCTATGATAATATTG atGAAGCTGATGAGCCTGCTGGATTTGAACAATCAGAAGCTGCTGAGATTTCTGGATTTGAACAATCATGGAACGGAAATGATGCACCTGGCTGGTCTGAGAATTTTAATAGTTATGACAATATTG ATGTCGTCGAGGAGGACTCATATGCATATCACGATGATTATTATCCGGACCCATATGAATATCACGATGAGTATTATCTGTGA